A single genomic interval of Desulfonatronum thiosulfatophilum harbors:
- a CDS encoding glycosyltransferase family 2 protein — protein sequence MPISKNQKISIIIPCHNAERYLSQTLGSVLDQSLAPHEVIVVDDGSTDSSLDIARRFETAFAGLIHVHSQRSGCASRTRNLGASFASGDALMFLDADDVLAPDALEALAEALFACPGGVAACSWQRLELVDGTWRSGPASCAPRRQDQDVLAAWLIGWYHPPCSILWSREAFQEAGCWDEAATLNDDGDLMMRAFIGGIQMVEAVSGTAYYRRLPKGQISLSGHRYTYSGLAGRLAIIEKVVRLLEEQRRVDNYRPEISRAFGLIAADAAWRFGALCEQARRRSREYAPSLSIRAKGLLNRLRREPAAARQIPVAAQGLGEEIRFGLDRAREVLDSSFSATTITDAKPSKQVDRPEVSVIIPVYNRAHLLQRTIESVLGQTFPHFEVIVVDDCSGDDPASVLAKQGDRRVRYFRQPRNCGVAAARNRGLREARADLVAFLDDDDEWFPEKLALQVELMNRSPENVGLIYTGVESVFSDGSRSVQIPSARGDLYRELLVRNLLHGGGTNIMMRRNVVTTIGFFDETFPAIEDYDYWLRVSRLYKVDYVDMPLVRYNDHDPSRGNGKETRRSTKIKANLEARKQFYRKHGAQMREHGLAHLFLVDSAHRHLTPGWDDVNGARRLALQACLLAPASREVRDVLKKLFVPETLRGFVRKRRNWLNNRCNRSGLRKFIS from the coding sequence ATGCCGATTTCAAAAAACCAAAAGATCTCCATCATCATCCCCTGCCACAATGCCGAACGCTATTTGTCCCAGACGTTAGGCTCGGTTCTGGATCAGAGTCTGGCTCCACATGAAGTGATCGTCGTCGATGACGGGTCGACGGACTCCAGTCTCGATATCGCCCGTCGCTTCGAGACAGCCTTCGCGGGGCTGATTCACGTCCACTCCCAACGTTCCGGCTGTGCTTCGCGGACACGAAATCTCGGCGCATCCTTCGCATCAGGAGATGCTCTGATGTTTCTCGATGCCGACGACGTACTTGCTCCCGACGCACTCGAGGCCCTGGCAGAGGCGCTTTTCGCTTGCCCAGGCGGTGTTGCCGCGTGTTCATGGCAACGCCTTGAACTTGTGGATGGGACATGGAGATCCGGACCGGCTTCCTGTGCGCCACGCAGGCAGGATCAGGACGTTCTCGCCGCTTGGCTGATCGGATGGTATCACCCTCCATGCTCCATACTCTGGTCCAGGGAGGCTTTTCAAGAGGCCGGCTGCTGGGATGAAGCCGCCACGCTCAATGATGACGGCGACTTGATGATGCGGGCGTTTATCGGCGGCATACAAATGGTGGAAGCTGTTTCCGGTACCGCCTATTATCGCCGGCTTCCAAAGGGCCAGATTTCCTTGAGTGGTCATCGGTACACGTACAGCGGGCTGGCGGGACGACTTGCAATCATTGAAAAAGTTGTTCGCCTGCTGGAGGAGCAGAGGCGGGTGGACAATTATCGTCCTGAGATTAGCAGGGCCTTTGGCTTGATCGCCGCTGACGCGGCTTGGCGCTTTGGCGCCCTTTGCGAACAGGCCCGGAGGAGAAGCCGGGAATATGCCCCATCGCTTTCAATCAGAGCGAAGGGCTTGCTGAACCGCTTACGTCGGGAACCTGCCGCTGCAAGACAGATCCCTGTTGCGGCTCAGGGGCTGGGCGAAGAGATCCGGTTCGGCCTCGATCGGGCGCGAGAGGTGCTGGACTCTTCTTTCTCGGCAACAACAATCACGGATGCGAAGCCTTCCAAACAAGTCGATAGGCCTGAAGTCAGCGTGATCATTCCCGTGTACAACCGCGCTCATCTTCTGCAGCGCACCATCGAGAGTGTTCTTGGCCAGACGTTTCCGCATTTTGAGGTTATTGTGGTTGATGACTGCTCCGGAGACGATCCAGCATCAGTGCTCGCAAAGCAAGGGGACCGGCGTGTGCGCTATTTCCGGCAACCCAGGAACTGCGGCGTCGCAGCGGCCCGCAACCGCGGTTTGCGGGAGGCACGGGCTGACCTTGTTGCGTTTCTGGACGACGACGATGAATGGTTTCCTGAAAAGTTGGCTTTGCAGGTTGAGCTTATGAATCGCTCGCCGGAGAATGTGGGGCTGATCTATACCGGCGTGGAAAGCGTCTTCAGCGACGGCAGCCGATCTGTTCAGATCCCCTCCGCACGAGGTGACCTTTACCGTGAACTCCTCGTCAGGAATCTCCTGCACGGGGGTGGAACCAACATCATGATGCGGCGCAATGTGGTTACGACGATCGGATTCTTCGATGAAACCTTCCCGGCAATAGAGGACTATGACTACTGGCTGCGGGTCAGCCGCCTGTATAAGGTCGATTACGTCGACATGCCTCTTGTCCGATATAACGACCATGATCCATCGCGGGGAAATGGTAAGGAAACCAGGCGATCCACCAAGATCAAGGCGAACCTGGAAGCCCGGAAACAATTTTACCGGAAACATGGTGCGCAGATGCGAGAGCACGGCCTCGCGCATCTGTTTCTGGTGGACAGTGCACATCGACACCTGACGCCGGGATGGGACGATGTCAATGGAGCGCGCAGGCTCGCCCTGCAGGCCTGCCTCTTGGCTCCGGCATCCAGAGAAGTGCGTGACGTCTTGAAAAAGCTCTTCGTCCCAGAGACGTTGCGCGGCTTTGTGAGAAAAAGACGCAATTGGCTCAATAATCGTTGTAACCGGAGCGGCCTAAGAAAATTTATCTCTTGA
- a CDS encoding glycosyltransferase family 4 protein: MPGTPLKAICYVLNYFPEPSLTFISDEAASLMHLDITPYVLTFNHGLERSVLQPSARKIIDQGLFRKIVIPSKARTLRAIPQLALRNPRKTFFCCMRILKSKDRWHYMSSAPYALFLQDHGVQYIHTHFADENLKWTKALSEWTGLPFGVTTHGYDLREDPMPAGEVSKLLFQANLVVAISGYNQDLMVKKYGIAKDAIKTIHCGIDTQAFRRSDKTERFVGNHLRIVNIGRLVPEKAQDVLFQALAAVKKRGVQFDLQIVGAGPLLDQLKELARSLDIIDHIDFLGAQPQDVVIKVLREADVFVLSSRNEGLPVVCMEAMAMEVFLIATNISGIPELVQHGQNGLLVEPENVQELADAILWVDKNRKLLEGMCFAARKKVEEEFDRKKCTRSLALEIEQCLVTQK; encoded by the coding sequence GTGCCGGGCACTCCATTAAAAGCCATTTGTTACGTCTTGAATTACTTTCCGGAACCGAGTCTCACGTTCATTTCAGATGAAGCCGCATCATTGATGCATCTCGACATCACTCCATATGTTTTGACGTTTAACCATGGTCTGGAAAGATCGGTTCTGCAGCCTTCGGCACGAAAAATTATTGACCAGGGTTTGTTCAGAAAAATCGTTATTCCCTCCAAGGCGAGGACATTGCGGGCAATTCCGCAATTGGCTCTGAGAAATCCGCGGAAAACGTTTTTCTGCTGTATGCGTATCCTAAAATCCAAGGATCGATGGCACTACATGAGTTCGGCGCCATATGCTCTGTTTCTGCAGGATCACGGGGTGCAATACATCCATACGCATTTTGCCGATGAAAATCTTAAATGGACGAAGGCTTTATCCGAATGGACAGGCCTTCCTTTCGGCGTGACCACACACGGATACGATCTCCGCGAAGATCCAATGCCGGCAGGCGAAGTATCGAAACTTCTTTTCCAAGCCAACCTGGTAGTCGCCATCAGTGGCTATAATCAAGATTTAATGGTCAAGAAATACGGCATTGCCAAGGATGCGATAAAAACCATCCACTGCGGCATCGACACCCAAGCATTCAGACGGAGCGACAAAACTGAGAGATTCGTCGGCAATCACCTGCGGATTGTCAACATCGGACGGCTCGTACCGGAAAAGGCGCAGGATGTTCTTTTTCAAGCACTGGCAGCGGTCAAAAAACGAGGCGTGCAGTTCGATCTGCAAATTGTCGGCGCAGGACCGCTTCTGGATCAGTTGAAAGAACTGGCCCGATCCTTGGATATCATTGATCACATCGATTTTCTTGGAGCTCAGCCGCAAGATGTTGTCATCAAGGTACTTCGGGAAGCCGATGTATTTGTGCTCTCGTCGCGTAATGAAGGACTTCCCGTCGTTTGCATGGAGGCAATGGCGATGGAGGTATTCCTCATCGCCACAAACATTTCCGGAATCCCCGAGCTCGTTCAGCATGGTCAAAACGGTCTTCTGGTGGAACCCGAAAATGTTCAGGAATTAGCGGACGCCATCTTGTGGGTCGATAAGAATAGAAAGCTTTTAGAAGGAATGTGTTTTGCAGCCCGAAAAAAAGTCGAAGAGGAGTTTGATCGAAAAAAATGCACTCGTAGCCTGGCATTAGAAATTGAACAATGCTTGGTCACGCAGAAATAA